Proteins encoded in a region of the Mesoflavibacter profundi genome:
- a CDS encoding DUF4350 domain-containing protein: MNKTIKIYIGLLVLLFGAITFIELSRQRPINWTPTYNEKHKIPFGTYILHEELKNVFQNQDFQDIKQTPYEFFDSKYDWEEKTYNVTGNFVHVAQYSEMDETSAQELLDFASHGNTVFMSTNYFPKRLKDTLGFETNNLYDVKGNAKFTLTNSAFKNDSITIDRGINNFHFSKLKSENSTVLGHQIFDSVAFPNFIKIDHINGQFILHLQPIAFTNYNLLHKDNKKYAEATLSYLQEDAIFYNSLNKTNTNLDHSKLRFIKSQPALRYAWYLALMSLVLFLIFNAKRRQRIVKVIKPHENTTVAFTKTIGNLYYETKDHNNLIDKKITYFLEYIRRVYFLDTQILDQKFTKLLAQKSGKDIKQIKQLVKSIVHLKAKQNCTEADLLDLNKQIEDFYTK, encoded by the coding sequence ATGAATAAAACTATAAAAATTTACATAGGATTATTAGTGCTTCTTTTTGGTGCAATTACTTTTATAGAATTAAGCAGACAGCGACCAATTAACTGGACACCAACTTATAATGAAAAACATAAAATTCCGTTTGGAACTTATATTTTGCATGAAGAGCTTAAAAACGTATTTCAAAATCAGGACTTTCAAGATATCAAACAAACTCCTTACGAGTTTTTTGATTCAAAATACGATTGGGAAGAAAAAACCTATAATGTAACAGGTAATTTTGTTCACGTCGCGCAGTACAGTGAAATGGACGAAACTTCTGCTCAAGAATTGTTAGATTTTGCCTCACATGGTAATACTGTGTTTATGTCTACTAATTATTTCCCTAAGAGATTAAAAGACACTTTAGGTTTTGAAACTAATAATTTATACGATGTAAAAGGTAACGCTAAATTTACCTTAACTAATTCTGCATTTAAAAACGATAGTATCACTATAGATCGTGGCATAAACAACTTTCACTTTTCAAAATTAAAATCTGAAAATTCTACCGTACTAGGACATCAAATTTTTGATAGTGTTGCGTTTCCTAACTTTATAAAAATAGACCATATTAATGGTCAGTTTATTTTACACCTTCAACCTATTGCATTTACTAATTACAACCTACTACATAAAGACAATAAAAAATATGCAGAAGCTACGCTATCCTATCTGCAAGAAGATGCTATTTTTTACAATTCTCTAAATAAAACAAATACCAATTTAGACCATTCTAAATTAAGGTTTATAAAAAGTCAACCAGCATTAAGATATGCTTGGTATTTAGCCTTAATGTCTTTAGTCCTGTTTTTAATTTTTAATGCAAAAAGAAGACAACGTATAGTAAAAGTTATTAAGCCTCATGAAAACACTACAGTAGCGTTTACAAAAACTATAGGTAATTTGTATTATGAAACTAAAGATCACAACAATCTTATAGACAAAAAGATAACCTATTTTTTAGAGTATATAAGACGTGTGTATTTTTTAGACACACAAATTTTGGATCAAAAGTTTACTAAACTATTAGCCCAAAAATCTGGAAAAGACATTAAACAAATAAAACAACTAGTAAAATCCATAGTACATTTAAAAGCAAAGCAAAATTGTACCGAAGCAGATTTATTAGACTTAAATAAGCAAATAGAAGATTTTTACACCAAATAA